One window of Campylobacter avium LMG 24591 genomic DNA carries:
- a CDS encoding ANL family adenylate-forming protein, translated as MSEFSSKFLQKLCGYEKQIALIYDDESFTYKDLLENVKEKLALIKDISKDKILALRGDFDLDSVSFFLACVELKRIIVPFIKDDEIKDKIKEAGIYALYEDKELKFYEENANFKHDFINELIKKDEAGLILFSSGSTGKPKAIVHSLDKLLSPFLDKKAKKMNILLFLMFDHIGGLNTLFNCLSLGACGVAIKDRKNVELIASCIQKYKIALLPASPSLLNLFLLSNLKQRYDLSSLKLITYGTEKMPESLLERLKKEFPKVRFHQTFGTSEVGINQTKSYENYIKLENVEYKIIDNELFLKSKTQSLGYINADNSVFDKDGYFATGDLVELKEINGEQYLKIIGRSKELINVGGEKVLPQELEAVLLELDFVKDCLVYGKTNALTGQMVCAKIVLKDEEKRDMFELKKEIKSFLKAKKIAAFKIPAKIDFVDELKISSRFKKVRK; from the coding sequence ATGAGTGAGTTTAGCTCTAAATTTTTACAAAAACTTTGTGGCTATGAAAAGCAAATAGCCTTGATTTATGATGATGAAAGCTTTACTTATAAGGATTTACTAGAAAATGTAAAAGAAAAACTAGCCCTTATAAAAGACATAAGCAAGGATAAAATTCTAGCACTTCGCGGGGATTTTGACCTTGATAGTGTGAGTTTTTTCTTAGCCTGTGTTGAGCTAAAAAGGATAATAGTTCCATTTATAAAAGATGATGAGATAAAAGATAAGATAAAAGAAGCTGGAATTTACGCACTTTATGAGGATAAAGAGTTGAAATTTTATGAGGAAAATGCAAATTTTAAGCACGATTTTATAAATGAACTCATCAAAAAAGATGAGGCAGGACTTATACTTTTTTCAAGCGGTAGCACAGGTAAACCAAAGGCTATAGTTCATAGCTTAGATAAGTTACTTTCGCCCTTTTTAGATAAAAAAGCAAAAAAGATGAATATCTTGCTTTTTTTGATGTTTGATCATATAGGCGGGCTTAACACCCTTTTTAACTGCTTAAGTCTTGGAGCTTGTGGCGTTGCTATAAAGGATAGAAAAAATGTAGAGCTAATAGCATCTTGCATACAAAAATATAAAATCGCCCTACTTCCGGCCTCGCCCTCGCTTTTGAATTTATTTTTACTCTCAAATTTAAAACAAAGATATGATTTAAGCTCACTAAAGCTAATAACTTATGGCACGGAAAAAATGCCAGAATCCTTACTAGAAAGACTAAAAAAGGAATTTCCAAAGGTTCGTTTTCATCAAACCTTTGGCACAAGCGAGGTAGGCATAAATCAAACAAAAAGCTATGAAAACTACATAAAGCTTGAAAATGTGGAGTATAAAATAATAGATAATGAGCTTTTTTTAAAGAGCAAAACCCAAAGTCTTGGCTATATAAACGCCGATAATTCGGTTTTTGATAAGGATGGGTATTTTGCTACGGGTGATTTGGTGGAGCTTAAGGAAATTAACGGCGAGCAGTATCTAAAGATAATCGGGCGAAGCAAAGAGCTTATCAATGTAGGAGGAGAAAAAGTTTTGCCGCAGGAGCTTGAAGCTGTGCTTTTGGAGCTTGATTTTGTAAAAGACTGCCTAGTTTATGGCAAAACTAATGCCCTAACAGGACAAATGGTCTGTGCTAAGATAGTCTTAAAAGATGAGGAAAAAAGAGATATGTTTGAGCTTAAAAAAGAGATAAAAAGCTTTTTAAAAGCTAAAAAAATAGCTGCTTTTAAAATACCTGCTAAGATTGATTTTGTAGATGAGCTTAAGATAAGCTCTAGATTTAAAAAGGTAAGAAAATGA
- a CDS encoding SDR family NAD(P)-dependent oxidoreductase, translated as MSKIILITGTRKGIGKFLAQHFLDKGHIVCGCSRKEGSISHQNYRHFSLDISDEKAVASMIRQIKLEFQGIDVLLNNAGIAAMNHCLTTPFKSLESVFKTNVFGSFLLLREVAKLMSINYKKQEKAYPYRIVNFSTVASALRLEGEAVYAASKAAIINLSQTCAKELAPFGITVNVVAPTPIQTDLIKNIPQQKIDELLEKQAIKRLGKFEDVLNVINFFLDEKSEFITAQTVFLGGVYE; from the coding sequence ATGTCAAAAATCATACTCATAACAGGCACTAGAAAAGGCATAGGCAAGTTTTTAGCCCAGCATTTTTTAGACAAGGGACACATAGTTTGTGGCTGTTCTAGAAAAGAGGGCTCTATATCTCATCAAAACTACAGGCATTTTAGTCTTGATATAAGCGATGAAAAGGCTGTTGCTTCTATGATAAGGCAGATTAAGCTTGAATTTCAAGGCATAGATGTGCTTTTAAATAATGCGGGTATTGCAGCGATGAACCACTGCTTAACAACTCCTTTTAAAAGTCTTGAATCTGTTTTTAAAACAAATGTTTTTGGCTCTTTTTTGCTTTTAAGAGAGGTTGCTAAGCTAATGTCCATAAATTATAAAAAGCAAGAAAAGGCATATCCTTATAGGATAGTAAATTTTAGCACGGTTGCTAGTGCTTTAAGGCTAGAGGGCGAGGCTGTTTACGCTGCTTCAAAGGCTGCTATCATAAATTTAAGTCAAACCTGTGCTAAGGAGTTAGCTCCTTTTGGTATAACGGTAAATGTCGTAGCTCCAACGCCCATACAAACTGACCTTATAAAAAATATCCCGCAGCAAAAGATAGATGAGTTATTAGAAAAACAAGCCATAAAAAGACTAGGGAAATTTGAGGATGTGCTAAATGTCATAAATTTTTTCTTAGATGAAAAAAGTGAATTTATAACAGCTCAAACCGTGTTTTTAGGAGGGGTTTATGAGTGA